A window from Enterocloster bolteae encodes these proteins:
- the flgM gene encoding flagellar biosynthesis anti-sigma factor FlgM produces MDIKVSRNYAAYQKAVSNAKHTEKSLSAPVQAAGKARGDAICISSEGVKMSGASSFSAALSRSMEEGAPADRIAAIKQQVQEGTYQVPAEQIARRLMSGL; encoded by the coding sequence ATGGATATAAAGGTATCAAGAAATTACGCAGCCTATCAGAAGGCAGTAAGCAATGCAAAACATACGGAAAAAAGCCTTTCCGCTCCCGTACAGGCAGCCGGTAAGGCTAGAGGAGACGCTATCTGCATCAGCAGCGAGGGTGTGAAAATGAGCGGTGCATCCTCATTTTCAGCCGCACTGTCAAGGTCCATGGAAGAAGGGGCTCCGGCTGATCGGATTGCCGCCATAAAGCAGCAGGTGCAGGAGGGGACATACCAGGTGCCGGCAGAGCAGATTGCCAGGCGCCTTATGAGCGGTCTGTAG
- the flgN gene encoding flagellar export chaperone FlgN: protein MEEIIDFLGEYAETLEAMEQKQIEKLGLLMTRELDKVEQTIMMQEAMDKKLENMEQRRRKLFVSYGIEGRTLKQIAEDAGPEQRKELMDLYRRMDGAIGNIQYYNQKAEALAKSELEQMGIDSRYVGNPTGIYGRPAFSKGSKLEKKA from the coding sequence TTGGAAGAAATCATTGATTTTTTGGGAGAATATGCAGAAACACTGGAGGCCATGGAACAAAAGCAGATTGAAAAGCTGGGACTTCTGATGACCAGGGAACTGGATAAGGTTGAGCAGACCATCATGATGCAGGAGGCCATGGATAAGAAGCTGGAGAACATGGAGCAGAGGCGCCGGAAGCTGTTTGTCTCCTATGGGATTGAGGGCAGGACCTTAAAGCAGATTGCTGAGGATGCAGGCCCGGAGCAGAGAAAGGAACTTATGGACCTGTACCGCAGAATGGACGGAGCCATTGGCAATATACAGTATTACAACCAGAAGGCGGAGGCGTTAGCCAAGTCGGAGCTGGAACAGATGGGAATTGACTCCCGGTATGTGGGAAATCCCACCGGCATCTACGGGCGTCCCGCGTTCAGCAAGGGCAGTAAACTGGAGAAAAAGGCCTGA